In one window of Candidatus Effluviviaceae Genus V sp. DNA:
- the purL gene encoding phosphoribosylformylglycinamidine synthase subunit PurL → MPVTGSSDDQLLERLQAEGLSFTLEEAHRVAELVGRDPTVVEAHIFNTMWSEHCSYKSSRTVLSEHLPTEGDDVVLGPGEDAGVVRLCEHDGRTWCVSIAHESHNHPSQVVPNEGAATGIGGIVRDVYCMGADVVGVLDPLRFGDPEGRYAERTREIAHGVVEGIWQYANALGVPNLGGDVYFDAAFDDNCLVNVVALGLVEEARVLRSRAPARAADEPYVLVLVGKPTDPSGFGGATFASRILDEERALEDKYAVQVPDPFLKRMLTVATVEVLELARERGLEIGFKDLGAGGIACVTSELGSAAGLGVHILLDAVPVAEPDMEPAVIACSETQERYCLVVPEAFAPDVLAIYNDRFELPELCHGARAAVVGRVIPEARFVIELGGEVVCDASTEAITTGICYERPAESRPVELEPRTADYDVDVGEALLDVLGSINVCSREHVFHHYDSEVKGNTYVRPGEADASVVAPIPGCRVGVAVAADGNPFMGVVDAYQAGAAAVAESVRNVVATGAVPIALTDCLNFGSPEVPEVFHDFVEAVRGIGDAARRIGLAEPGGAPIPIVSGNVSFYNQSSNGNAIPPSPIVCAVGRVDDIARVVTTGLKGPGHALVLVGRRTGEMGGSALARVAGVDDAGVPRVAFDEERAAMLGVSGLAEGGLLASCHDISDGGLAVAVAEMMLAAAPDAGAGVELDVGAAAGATEPLANEAAARALFCESGGYVLELPGDVSDEALERLRARGAWAVRVGRTIEEPILRLLGLEEETVVERELMRGRFLKRLSEVMR, encoded by the coding sequence ATTCCCGTGACAGGCTCCTCGGACGACCAGCTCCTCGAACGGCTCCAGGCCGAGGGTCTCTCGTTCACGCTGGAGGAGGCCCACCGCGTGGCCGAGCTCGTCGGCCGCGACCCGACCGTCGTCGAGGCCCACATCTTCAACACCATGTGGAGCGAGCACTGCTCGTACAAGAGCAGTCGGACGGTGCTCTCCGAGCATCTGCCGACCGAGGGCGACGACGTCGTGCTCGGTCCGGGCGAGGACGCGGGCGTCGTCAGGCTGTGCGAGCACGACGGGCGCACGTGGTGCGTCTCGATCGCGCACGAGAGCCACAACCACCCTTCGCAGGTCGTGCCGAACGAGGGCGCCGCGACCGGCATCGGCGGCATCGTTCGCGACGTCTACTGCATGGGCGCCGACGTCGTCGGCGTGCTCGACCCCCTGCGCTTCGGCGACCCCGAGGGGCGGTACGCCGAGCGCACCCGTGAGATCGCGCACGGGGTCGTCGAGGGCATCTGGCAGTACGCGAACGCCCTCGGGGTCCCGAATCTGGGCGGCGACGTCTACTTCGACGCCGCGTTCGACGACAACTGCCTGGTGAACGTCGTCGCGCTCGGCCTCGTCGAGGAGGCCCGCGTCCTCCGGAGCCGCGCTCCGGCGCGCGCCGCCGACGAGCCGTACGTGCTGGTCCTGGTCGGGAAGCCGACGGACCCGTCGGGCTTCGGCGGGGCGACGTTCGCCTCGAGGATCCTCGACGAGGAGCGGGCGCTCGAGGACAAGTACGCGGTCCAGGTGCCCGACCCCTTCCTGAAGCGCATGCTGACCGTCGCGACGGTCGAGGTGCTGGAACTCGCCCGGGAGCGCGGGCTCGAGATCGGGTTCAAGGACCTGGGCGCCGGCGGGATCGCCTGCGTGACATCCGAACTCGGCTCGGCCGCTGGTCTCGGCGTCCACATCCTGCTCGATGCCGTCCCCGTCGCGGAGCCGGACATGGAGCCGGCCGTCATCGCCTGCTCCGAGACGCAGGAGCGATACTGCCTCGTTGTGCCGGAGGCGTTCGCGCCGGACGTGCTCGCGATCTACAACGACCGTTTCGAGCTGCCGGAGCTCTGTCACGGCGCCCGCGCCGCGGTCGTCGGACGGGTCATCCCGGAGGCGCGGTTCGTCATCGAGCTCGGGGGCGAGGTCGTATGCGACGCCTCGACCGAGGCCATCACGACCGGCATCTGCTACGAGCGTCCCGCCGAATCGAGGCCCGTCGAACTCGAGCCCCGGACGGCCGACTACGACGTCGACGTCGGTGAGGCTCTTCTGGACGTCCTGGGCTCGATCAACGTCTGCTCGCGCGAACACGTCTTCCACCACTACGACAGCGAGGTCAAGGGCAACACGTACGTGCGTCCTGGGGAGGCCGACGCTTCGGTGGTCGCGCCGATCCCCGGCTGCCGCGTCGGCGTGGCCGTCGCGGCCGACGGCAACCCCTTCATGGGCGTGGTCGACGCCTACCAGGCTGGGGCGGCGGCCGTGGCCGAGTCCGTCCGGAACGTCGTCGCCACGGGCGCGGTTCCGATCGCTCTCACCGACTGCCTGAACTTCGGGAGTCCCGAGGTACCCGAGGTCTTCCACGACTTCGTGGAGGCGGTCAGGGGCATCGGTGACGCGGCCCGACGGATCGGTCTGGCCGAGCCCGGGGGCGCGCCGATCCCGATCGTCTCCGGGAACGTCAGCTTCTACAACCAGTCGTCGAACGGCAACGCCATCCCCCCGTCCCCGATCGTTTGTGCGGTCGGCAGGGTGGACGACATCGCGAGGGTCGTGACGACGGGACTGAAGGGTCCGGGGCACGCGCTCGTGCTCGTGGGACGCCGCACCGGCGAGATGGGCGGGTCCGCCCTGGCCCGTGTCGCCGGCGTCGACGACGCCGGTGTCCCCAGGGTCGCCTTCGACGAGGAGCGGGCAGCGATGCTCGGCGTATCGGGGCTGGCGGAGGGCGGTCTGCTCGCCTCGTGCCACGACATCTCGGACGGCGGCCTCGCCGTCGCGGTCGCCGAGATGATGCTCGCGGCGGCCCCGGACGCGGGCGCGGGGGTCGAGCTGGACGTCGGCGCGGCCGCCGGCGCCACGGAGCCGCTCGCGAACGAGGCGGCGGCCCGCGCGCTCTTCTGCGAGAGCGGGGGATACGTGCTCGAGCTGCCCGGGGATGTGTCCGATGAGGCGCTCGAGCGGCTCCGGGCCCGGGGCGCGTGGGCGGTCCGCGTCGGGCGGACCATCGAGGAGCCGATCCTGAGGCTGCTGGGACTCGAGGAGGAGACGGTCGTGGAGCGTGAACTCATGCGCGGCCGCTTCCTGAAGCGGCTGTCGGAGGTGATGCGATGA
- the fsa gene encoding fructose-6-phosphate aldolase has protein sequence MKLFLDTANIQHIREAAEMGVVDGVTTNPTLISREDGEFEDIVREICEIVGGPVSAEVVSTDADGMVQEAEKLAAIHDCVVVKIPMIKEGVKALHILKEKGIPTNCTLVFSANQALLAAKAGATYVSPFIGRLDDAGQVGMDLVRETIAIYENYGFETEVIVASVRSPMHVIESAVEGAHITTMPYAVFEKMFKHPFTDKGLKAFLADWEKVKNR, from the coding sequence GTGAAGCTCTTCCTGGACACTGCGAACATCCAGCACATTCGCGAGGCCGCCGAGATGGGCGTCGTCGACGGCGTGACGACGAACCCGACGCTGATCTCGCGCGAGGACGGCGAGTTCGAAGACATCGTCCGTGAGATCTGTGAGATCGTCGGCGGCCCCGTCAGCGCCGAGGTCGTCAGCACCGACGCCGACGGCATGGTGCAGGAGGCCGAGAAGCTCGCCGCGATCCATGACTGCGTCGTCGTCAAGATCCCGATGATCAAGGAGGGCGTGAAGGCGCTTCACATCCTCAAGGAGAAGGGGATCCCGACGAACTGCACGCTCGTCTTCTCGGCGAACCAGGCGCTCCTGGCCGCGAAGGCCGGCGCGACTTACGTCAGCCCGTTCATCGGGCGGCTCGACGATGCCGGGCAGGTCGGCATGGACCTCGTCCGTGAGACCATTGCCATCTACGAGAACTACGGTTTTGAGACCGAGGTCATCGTGGCAAGCGTCAGGAGCCCGATGCACGTCATCGAGTCGGCGGTCGAGGGCGCGCACATCACGACCATGCCGTACGCGGTCTTCGAGAAGATGTTCAAGCACCCCTTCACCGACAAGGGTCTGAAGGCGTTCCTGGCGGACTGGGAGAAGGTGAAGAACAGGTAG
- a CDS encoding aspartate-semialdehyde dehydrogenase has translation MTTKELRIGIAGATGAVGTEMLRVLEDRSFPVGTVVPMASEGGGRTVLFRDTEVPVVELSDEALDGVDVLLMATSASISSSFAPRAASRGVTVIDNSRAFRMDPGVPLVVPEVNPGALAGHGGIIANPNCSTIQTVLALEPIREAAGVSRVVVSTYQSVSGTGSAAIEELTEQSRAVLDGEPAVTRVYPHRIAFNVLPAIDVFDDEGHSREELKMVRESRKILGLPGLRMAATCVRVPVYRGHAVAVNVETEACLEPSAARELLARSPGLAVVDDPSADGYPTPLDSAHNDTTWVGRIRRDPSVENGLILWVVSDNLRKGAATNAVQIAELLLEDGADT, from the coding sequence ATGACGACGAAGGAACTGAGGATCGGTATCGCCGGGGCCACCGGCGCCGTCGGGACCGAGATGCTGCGGGTCCTCGAGGACCGGAGCTTCCCGGTGGGGACGGTCGTGCCGATGGCGTCGGAGGGCGGCGGCCGCACAGTCCTGTTCCGCGACACGGAGGTTCCCGTCGTCGAGCTCTCGGACGAGGCGCTCGACGGCGTGGACGTTCTGCTCATGGCGACCTCCGCCTCGATCTCGTCGTCGTTCGCCCCGCGGGCCGCCTCACGGGGTGTGACGGTCATCGACAACAGCCGGGCCTTCCGGATGGACCCGGGCGTCCCGCTCGTGGTCCCGGAGGTCAACCCCGGCGCGCTCGCCGGACACGGCGGCATCATCGCCAATCCGAACTGCTCCACCATCCAGACCGTTCTGGCGCTCGAGCCGATCCGGGAGGCCGCCGGGGTCTCCCGCGTCGTGGTCTCGACCTACCAGTCGGTTTCGGGAACCGGCTCCGCGGCCATAGAGGAGCTGACCGAGCAGAGCCGGGCCGTGCTCGACGGCGAACCCGCCGTCACGCGCGTCTATCCGCACCGCATCGCGTTCAACGTGCTGCCGGCAATCGACGTGTTCGACGACGAGGGACACTCGCGCGAGGAACTCAAGATGGTGCGCGAGTCCCGGAAGATCCTGGGGCTCCCGGGGCTCAGGATGGCGGCGACGTGCGTGCGCGTTCCGGTCTACCGCGGGCATGCGGTCGCCGTGAACGTCGAGACCGAGGCGTGTCTCGAACCGTCCGCCGCGCGGGAGCTTCTCGCCCGCTCGCCCGGCCTGGCCGTCGTGGACGACCCGTCCGCGGACGGCTACCCGACCCCGCTCGACTCGGCCCACAACGACACGACGTGGGTGGGACGCATCCGGCGGGACCCGTCGGTCGAGAACGGGCTGATTCTCTGGGTCGTCTCCGACAATCTCAGGAAGGGGGCGGCGACGAACGCCGTGCAGATCGCGGAGCTCCTGCTCGAGGACGGTGCGGACACATGA
- the truA gene encoding tRNA pseudouridine(38-40) synthase TruA: MLPGSGGSHEVPGTPARTRGRRRAPADGRDPGVHDRHLKLVVEYDGADFAGWQVQPGQRTVQGVLEEAFGDLSGRAVRVTGAGRTDAGVHALAMTAHVDLETDLEAASIRNAVNARLEDDVLLHDVSDAPPDFHARYSATARSYLYLMGRSRSPIWRGRRWFVRGPLDLDAMSAATEALAGEHDFSSFCLAGSEPEHHRCRVDAISIECEPRYGGMIVFHIRADRFLRGMVRSIVGTLVEVGRGRFAAGEMGDILDAMDRGRAGPTAPACGLYLERVDYE, from the coding sequence CTGCTACCGGGGAGCGGAGGGTCGCACGAAGTACCGGGAACTCCGGCTCGGACACGCGGACGCCGCCGCGCTCCTGCTGACGGGAGGGATCCTGGCGTGCACGATCGCCATCTCAAGCTGGTCGTAGAGTACGACGGCGCCGACTTCGCCGGGTGGCAGGTGCAGCCCGGCCAGCGGACCGTACAGGGTGTGCTCGAGGAGGCCTTCGGGGACCTCTCGGGGCGCGCCGTCCGCGTGACGGGCGCCGGACGGACCGACGCGGGCGTCCACGCGCTCGCCATGACGGCCCACGTCGATCTTGAGACCGACCTCGAGGCCGCGAGCATCCGGAACGCCGTCAACGCGAGGCTCGAAGACGACGTCCTCTTGCACGACGTGTCGGATGCACCCCCGGACTTCCACGCGCGGTACAGCGCGACCGCCAGGAGCTACCTCTACCTGATGGGTCGCTCCCGAAGCCCCATCTGGCGGGGCCGTCGCTGGTTCGTGCGGGGACCTCTCGACCTGGACGCGATGAGCGCGGCAACGGAGGCGCTCGCCGGGGAGCACGACTTCTCCTCGTTCTGTCTTGCGGGAAGCGAGCCCGAGCATCACCGTTGCCGGGTTGATGCTATTTCGATAGAATGTGAGCCGAGATACGGAGGCATGATCGTCTTTCACATACGGGCCGACCGGTTCCTCCGGGGCATGGTGCGGTCGATCGTCGGGACGCTCGTGGAGGTGGGGCGCGGACGGTTCGCCGCGGGGGAGATGGGAGACATCCTCGACGCCATGGACCGGGGCAGGGCCGGCCCGACGGCTCCGGCGTGCGGACTCTACCTGGAGCGGGTCGACTACGAGTGA
- a CDS encoding tetratricopeptide repeat protein, producing the protein MLTRGDKARRRRASAPPGAWPTLAVLSLLVLCALPLCAQEATPERLDPSSATTLFREANAAYADGRYREAAETYRAIVEGGVRNADVQYNLGNALWKSGEVGPAVLAYERALRLDPGHRDALANLEFVRENLVDRQTAAVEGPLGETVERAYRSIDLETVAVLASLLYVLAAAAVVIGLVRGAFPPYLVRFAVVAAVLLVAAASFAFYRSSSDDRGRRAIIMVREVGVRTGPGRDFVLEFRLHEGTRVVVRETRDDWSRIAITGTDLAGWLPADSVEGI; encoded by the coding sequence ATGCTCACGCGAGGGGACAAGGCGCGCCGTCGCCGGGCGTCTGCCCCGCCGGGGGCATGGCCCACGCTCGCGGTGCTCTCGCTTCTCGTGCTCTGTGCGCTGCCGCTGTGCGCGCAGGAGGCGACCCCGGAGCGTCTCGACCCCTCGAGTGCGACGACGCTCTTCCGGGAGGCGAACGCGGCCTACGCGGACGGCCGGTACCGGGAGGCCGCGGAGACCTACCGGGCCATCGTCGAGGGCGGCGTCAGGAACGCCGACGTCCAGTACAACCTCGGCAACGCGCTCTGGAAGAGCGGCGAAGTCGGTCCCGCCGTCCTCGCGTACGAACGCGCGCTCCGGCTCGATCCCGGGCACCGCGACGCGCTGGCAAACCTCGAGTTCGTCCGCGAGAACCTGGTCGACCGCCAGACGGCCGCCGTTGAGGGGCCGCTCGGGGAGACTGTCGAGCGGGCCTACAGGAGCATCGACCTCGAGACCGTCGCCGTGCTGGCGAGCCTGCTGTACGTTCTCGCCGCGGCAGCCGTCGTGATCGGACTGGTCCGCGGGGCGTTTCCTCCGTATCTCGTCCGGTTCGCGGTCGTCGCCGCGGTGCTCTTGGTGGCCGCCGCGTCGTTCGCCTTCTACAGGTCCTCGTCCGACGATCGCGGGCGCCGGGCCATCATCATGGTTCGCGAGGTCGGCGTCCGGACCGGGCCGGGCCGGGACTTCGTGCTGGAGTTCCGGCTGCACGAGGGGACGCGCGTGGTCGTTCGGGAGACGAGGGACGACTGGTCACGCATCGCCATAACGGGGACCGATCTCGCGGGCTGGCTGCCGGCGGACAGCGTCGAGGGGATCTGA
- a CDS encoding tetratricopeptide repeat protein: MARRNRRPVAGPALASGVLVFATVVALASPAAAFFGESAPGHNREGNEHYAEGRYEEALEAYRSGQVLAPELPELSFNAGDALYRQGRVEDAIREFRRAAAEADSSLASKAYYNAGNAFLEAGDLERAINAYRRSLLEDPSATKAKYNLELAQLMKQQQQQQQQDQEQQQDQQQDQQQDQQQDQEQQDQEQQNQGQDGEAEQQKPQPAEGAMSPEDAERLLDAIAEAEKELQEELRAARARKREKVEKDW, translated from the coding sequence ATGGCGCGCAGGAACCGACGGCCCGTCGCCGGGCCCGCGCTCGCGTCCGGTGTGCTGGTGTTCGCGACCGTCGTCGCGCTCGCGTCTCCGGCGGCCGCCTTCTTCGGAGAGTCGGCCCCCGGACACAACCGCGAGGGTAACGAGCACTACGCTGAGGGCCGGTACGAGGAGGCGCTCGAGGCCTACCGGTCCGGGCAGGTACTCGCGCCCGAGCTGCCGGAGCTCTCGTTCAACGCCGGCGACGCGCTCTACCGGCAGGGCCGGGTCGAGGACGCGATCCGCGAGTTCCGTCGGGCGGCCGCCGAGGCCGACTCGTCGCTGGCCTCGAAGGCGTACTACAACGCCGGCAACGCGTTCCTCGAGGCGGGCGACCTCGAGCGCGCCATCAACGCCTACCGGCGCTCGCTGCTTGAGGACCCGTCGGCGACGAAGGCCAAGTACAACCTCGAGCTCGCGCAGCTCATGAAGCAGCAGCAACAGCAGCAACAGCAGGACCAGGAGCAGCAGCAGGACCAGCAGCAGGACCAGCAGCAGGACCAGCAGCAGGACCAGGAGCAGCAGGACCAGGAGCAGCAGAACCAGGGGCAGGATGGCGAGGCGGAGCAGCAGAAACCCCAGCCGGCCGAGGGAGCGATGAGTCCCGAGGACGCCGAGCGTCTCCTCGACGCCATCGCGGAGGCCGAGAAGGAGCTTCAGGAGGAGCTCAGGGCCGCGCGGGCCAGAAAGAGGGAGAAGGTTGAGAAGGACTGGTAG
- a CDS encoding VWA domain-containing protein, which produces MRFAVPTDVLIVWLLAVPVVAAIVLAAAGLAIRRRARERFAEPELMARIAPGASLQRLRLRLVLLVLAVVFLGLAAGRPQIGTKLGVARRVGVDLLIALDVSDSMRAEDLNPNRLERAKRQALSLIDLLKGDRVGVVVFSGEAFVQCPLTLDYGAATMLLSAVQPGTLERPGTALGEAIETSREALSTEPDRSKVLVVMTDGEDHGSEPVEAAGRAAEAGIRIYTIGFGSSSGEPIPLDSAQGGGYKRDSDGDVVMSRLDEATLMEVAEASGGRYFRASNTDRELAVIEEELSKMQQGELESRMMAYYEERYQIPLAVALCFLAAATFIPERVRTKEDA; this is translated from the coding sequence GTGAGGTTCGCCGTTCCGACAGACGTGCTCATCGTGTGGCTCCTGGCCGTGCCGGTCGTCGCGGCGATCGTGCTGGCCGCCGCGGGGCTCGCGATCAGACGCAGGGCGCGCGAGCGCTTCGCCGAACCCGAGCTCATGGCCCGGATCGCGCCCGGAGCGTCGCTTCAGAGGCTGCGTCTGCGGCTCGTCCTCCTCGTGCTGGCGGTCGTCTTCCTCGGTCTGGCCGCCGGCCGGCCCCAGATCGGCACGAAGCTCGGCGTGGCCCGGCGCGTCGGCGTCGACCTCCTCATTGCCCTCGACGTCTCCGATTCCATGAGGGCGGAGGACCTCAACCCCAACCGGCTCGAACGGGCCAAGCGCCAGGCGCTCTCGCTCATCGACCTCCTGAAGGGCGACCGCGTGGGCGTCGTCGTCTTCTCGGGCGAGGCGTTCGTGCAGTGCCCGCTCACTCTGGACTACGGCGCCGCCACGATGCTACTGTCTGCCGTGCAGCCGGGAACGCTCGAGCGTCCCGGAACGGCGCTGGGAGAGGCCATCGAGACCTCGAGGGAGGCGCTCTCGACGGAGCCAGACCGCTCGAAGGTGCTCGTCGTGATGACCGACGGCGAGGACCACGGGTCGGAGCCGGTCGAGGCGGCAGGTCGCGCCGCCGAGGCGGGGATCCGGATCTACACTATCGGGTTCGGGTCGTCGAGCGGCGAGCCGATCCCGCTCGACTCGGCGCAGGGCGGCGGCTACAAGCGGGACAGCGACGGCGACGTCGTCATGTCGAGGCTCGACGAGGCGACGCTGATGGAGGTCGCGGAGGCCTCAGGCGGCCGCTACTTCCGGGCGAGCAACACCGACAGGGAGCTCGCCGTCATCGAGGAGGAGCTCTCGAAGATGCAGCAGGGAGAGCTCGAGTCGCGGATGATGGCGTATTACGAGGAGCGCTATCAGATCCCGCTGGCGGTCGCGCTCTGCTTCCTGGCGGCCGCGACCTTCATCCCGGAACGGGTGCGAACGAAGGAGGACGCCTGA
- a CDS encoding energy-coupling factor transporter transmembrane protein EcfT yields MSFLDDMTLGRYYASGSVVHRLDPRVKLLGLLVVLAAALVTRDPWAYAFLTAALLSVARLSRLPGSYIPRNVWALKWLLVVVLVMHALLAEGTPLASWAPWLSVEGLTTGAVFAWRVGLMVASATLLTATTTPVDLGDGLETSLGSLSRIGIPVHELVMISVIALRFVPTLLDEARRIMKAQMGRGVEFSGGPVARARSAVPVLVPLFTGAFRRADDLALAMEARCYRGAEGRTKYRELRLGHADAAALLLTGGILACTIAISSWS; encoded by the coding sequence ATGAGCTTCCTCGATGACATGACGCTGGGACGCTACTACGCGTCGGGCTCGGTCGTCCACCGGCTCGACCCGCGGGTCAAGCTGCTGGGGCTTCTCGTCGTGCTGGCGGCCGCGCTCGTGACGAGGGACCCGTGGGCGTACGCCTTCCTGACGGCGGCGCTCCTCTCGGTGGCCCGGCTATCGAGGCTGCCGGGCTCGTACATTCCGAGGAACGTCTGGGCGCTCAAGTGGCTGCTCGTGGTCGTCCTCGTCATGCACGCGCTCCTCGCCGAGGGAACGCCTCTGGCGTCGTGGGCGCCGTGGCTGTCCGTCGAGGGGCTCACGACGGGAGCCGTCTTCGCCTGGCGGGTCGGCCTGATGGTGGCGTCGGCCACGCTCCTGACCGCCACGACGACCCCCGTCGATCTGGGTGACGGGCTCGAGACGTCGCTCGGGTCCCTCTCGCGGATCGGCATCCCCGTGCACGAGCTGGTGATGATCTCGGTCATCGCGCTCAGATTCGTGCCGACCCTGCTCGACGAGGCGCGCCGCATCATGAAGGCGCAGATGGGGCGAGGCGTCGAGTTCTCGGGCGGTCCGGTCGCGCGGGCGAGAAGCGCCGTCCCGGTGCTCGTGCCGCTCTTCACGGGGGCCTTCCGCCGGGCCGACGACCTCGCGCTGGCCATGGAGGCACGCTGCTACCGGGGAGCGGAGGGTCGCACGAAGTACCGGGAACTCCGGCTCGGACACGCGGACGCCGCCGCGCTCCTGCTGACGGGAGGGATCCTGGCGTGCACGATCGCCATCTCAAGCTGGTCGTAG
- a CDS encoding trypsin-like serine protease has translation MSTGLYLTARRLEDATRATPVVERPASEQEPARPASDELDASRRTAIVEAAERVGPATVSISVVQRRVVSRTPFRSDEFFERFFRGAFPERQYEQRYHSFGSGVVIDPDGYILTNDHVVRGASEVRVTLTDGREFDARFLGGDPRFDLAVLKIEGEDLPVAPLGDSDDLLIGEWCVAIGNPFGYLLNDPNPSVSAGVVSAVHRDIVSETETGAVYKDMIQTDAAINPGNSGGPLVNSRGEVIGISSFIFTSSGGSQGMGFAIPINVAKLIINEMIEYGSVRDVWVGIRVQDITPVLARRLGLPASAGVFASYVEEDSPADRAGIRAGDIVIGVGGDPVENIREARRAIFGARVGDIITLTVLRGGERRDFDVKLEEVPR, from the coding sequence GTGTCGACCGGGCTCTATCTCACGGCGCGGCGACTCGAGGATGCTACGCGGGCGACGCCCGTGGTCGAACGGCCGGCGTCCGAGCAGGAACCGGCCCGCCCCGCGTCTGACGAGCTGGACGCGTCGCGGCGGACCGCGATCGTCGAGGCCGCCGAGCGTGTCGGCCCGGCGACGGTCTCCATCAGCGTCGTCCAGCGCCGCGTCGTCAGCCGCACGCCGTTCCGGAGCGACGAGTTCTTCGAGCGCTTCTTTCGCGGGGCCTTTCCGGAGCGCCAGTACGAGCAGCGCTACCATTCGTTCGGTTCGGGCGTCGTCATCGACCCCGACGGGTACATCCTAACGAACGACCACGTGGTGCGCGGGGCGAGCGAGGTCCGCGTCACGCTGACCGACGGACGCGAGTTCGACGCCCGCTTCCTGGGCGGCGACCCGAGGTTCGACCTCGCCGTGCTCAAGATCGAGGGCGAGGACCTGCCGGTCGCGCCCCTCGGCGACTCTGACGACCTCCTGATCGGTGAGTGGTGCGTGGCCATCGGGAACCCGTTCGGCTATCTGCTGAACGACCCCAACCCCAGCGTCTCGGCCGGCGTTGTGAGCGCGGTCCACAGGGACATCGTCTCCGAGACGGAGACCGGCGCTGTCTACAAGGACATGATCCAGACGGACGCTGCCATCAATCCGGGTAACTCCGGGGGGCCGCTCGTGAACTCGCGCGGCGAGGTGATCGGGATCAGCTCGTTCATCTTCACGTCGAGCGGCGGCTCTCAGGGGATGGGCTTCGCCATCCCGATCAACGTCGCAAAGCTCATCATCAACGAGATGATCGAGTACGGCAGCGTCCGGGACGTCTGGGTCGGCATCCGCGTGCAGGACATCACGCCGGTGCTGGCGAGAAGGCTCGGTCTGCCGGCCTCGGCGGGCGTCTTCGCGTCGTACGTCGAGGAGGACAGCCCGGCCGACCGGGCGGGCATCCGGGCCGGCGACATCGTCATCGGTGTCGGAGGCGACCCGGTCGAGAACATCCGGGAGGCACGGCGGGCCATCTTCGGCGCCCGCGTCGGTGACATCATCACGCTCACCGTCCTGCGGGGCGGCGAGCGCCGCGACTTCGACGTCAAGCTGGAGGAGGTCCCCAGGTGA
- a CDS encoding VWA domain-containing protein encodes MRFANPLLLLLLALVPLYLALEVRWRRARPVITFPNLHLARTAAGRRGVWKRFLKPSLRAAALALVVLALARPQAGRGTETVLTEGIDIMLAIDVSGSMKAEDFKPRNRLAVAKDVVADFIEGRRSDRIGMVVFAARSFTQCPLTLDYNVLSELLDSVEIGMIDERKTAIGTALATAANRLRESDADSRVIILLTDGRSNAGEIDPVTAAEAARALGIKVYTIGAGTPEGGPIPVDDPVWGRRYVHAETDIDEETLRRIAEITGGRYFRATSESMLADVYERIDELETTKIEVKHFTHYTELATRFIVVALVLVLLELLSGATFARRSP; translated from the coding sequence GTGAGGTTCGCGAACCCGTTGCTTCTCCTGCTGCTCGCGCTCGTGCCGCTCTACCTCGCCCTCGAGGTCCGGTGGCGCCGCGCCCGCCCGGTCATCACGTTCCCGAACCTGCACCTCGCTCGGACGGCCGCCGGGCGGCGCGGCGTCTGGAAGCGCTTCCTCAAGCCCTCGCTCCGCGCAGCGGCGCTGGCGCTCGTGGTCCTGGCCCTCGCGCGACCGCAGGCCGGGCGGGGTACCGAGACGGTCCTGACAGAGGGGATCGACATCATGCTCGCCATCGACGTTTCCGGCAGCATGAAGGCGGAGGATTTCAAGCCGAGGAACCGTCTGGCGGTGGCCAAGGACGTCGTGGCCGACTTCATCGAGGGACGCCGGTCGGACCGCATCGGCATGGTCGTCTTCGCGGCGAGGAGCTTCACCCAGTGTCCGCTGACGCTCGACTACAACGTGCTCAGTGAGCTCCTGGACTCGGTCGAGATCGGCATGATCGACGAGCGGAAGACCGCCATCGGCACGGCGCTGGCGACGGCGGCCAACAGGCTCCGCGAGAGCGACGCGGACAGCAGAGTCATCATCCTGCTGACAGACGGTCGCAGCAACGCCGGTGAGATCGACCCCGTCACGGCCGCCGAGGCGGCGCGGGCGCTGGGAATCAAGGTCTACACGATCGGGGCCGGGACCCCGGAGGGCGGGCCGATCCCGGTGGACGACCCCGTCTGGGGCAGACGGTACGTCCACGCGGAGACCGACATCGACGAGGAGACGCTCCGCCGGATCGCGGAGATCACGGGCGGCCGGTACTTCCGCGCGACGTCCGAGAGCATGCTGGCCGACGTCTACGAGAGGATCGACGAGCTCGAGACCACGAAGATCGAGGTCAAACACTTCACGCACTACACGGAGCTCGCGACGCGGTTCATCGTCGTGGCGCTCGTGCTGGTGCTGCTCGAACTGCTGTCAGGCGCGACGTTCGCCCGCCGCTCTCCGTAG